A single Tuberibacillus sp. Marseille-P3662 DNA region contains:
- a CDS encoding M42 family metallopeptidase, with the protein MTQLDDKLQMLKDLTDAKGVSGNERETRNVMKSYIEPYADEITYDRLGSLIAVKEGKADGPKVMVAGHLDEIGFMVTQITEDGFLRFQTVGGWWEQVMLAQRVTVMTRDGEVPGVIGSKPPHILPAEERKKPVKTKDMFIDVGAANKEDAESFGIRPGDSAVPVCDFTVMKNPKYLLAKAWDNRIGCAIAIDVLKALQGQSHPNTVYGVGTVQEEVGLRGAQTSTHQIQPDIGFAVDTGIPGDTPGIDKKDAKAEIGKGPQVLVYDASMISHKGLREFVTGVADQADIPYQFDSIAGGGTDSGKIHLTANGVPALSISVATRYIHTSASIIHRDDYENAVRLMVEVVKQLDEDKVNDITFG; encoded by the coding sequence ATGACGCAATTGGATGACAAACTGCAAATGCTGAAGGATTTGACAGATGCCAAAGGGGTTTCGGGCAACGAACGGGAAACACGAAATGTGATGAAATCGTACATAGAACCTTACGCGGATGAAATTACTTATGACCGTCTCGGTAGTTTAATTGCTGTTAAGGAAGGCAAAGCCGATGGACCAAAAGTGATGGTTGCTGGTCACTTGGATGAAATCGGTTTTATGGTTACACAAATTACTGAGGATGGCTTTCTCCGTTTCCAAACGGTTGGCGGTTGGTGGGAGCAAGTGATGCTTGCACAACGCGTCACAGTGATGACAAGGGACGGAGAAGTTCCCGGCGTGATCGGATCTAAGCCACCTCACATCTTACCGGCTGAAGAACGTAAAAAACCCGTCAAAACGAAAGATATGTTTATTGATGTCGGTGCCGCTAATAAGGAAGATGCTGAATCATTTGGTATTCGTCCGGGGGATTCCGCAGTCCCTGTTTGCGATTTCACCGTCATGAAGAATCCAAAGTATTTATTGGCAAAAGCTTGGGATAACCGGATTGGTTGCGCGATTGCAATTGACGTGTTAAAAGCCTTACAAGGTCAATCCCATCCGAACACGGTCTATGGTGTGGGTACTGTTCAAGAAGAGGTTGGGTTACGTGGCGCTCAGACGTCTACGCATCAGATTCAACCCGATATCGGTTTTGCAGTAGATACCGGAATTCCGGGAGATACGCCCGGAATTGATAAGAAAGATGCGAAAGCTGAGATTGGAAAAGGCCCCCAAGTTCTCGTCTACGATGCGTCTATGATTTCTCATAAAGGCTTGCGTGAGTTTGTCACAGGTGTTGCCGATCAAGCGGATATTCCTTATCAATTTGATTCAATTGCCGGTGGCGGAACAGATTCTGGAAAAATCCATTTAACGGCTAATGGTGTGCCAGCCTTGTCCATATCTGTCGCTACACGTTATATCCATACATCAGCTTCCATCATTCACCGTGATGACTATGAAAATGCGGTTCGTTTGATGGTGGAAGTCGTGAAACAATTGGATGAAGATAAGGTTAATGACATTACATTTGGTTAA
- a CDS encoding DUF1294 domain-containing protein: MMITCEGIIWSYAIIINLIGWLTVRSDKKRAIRGKWRIPEQRLWLLAIAGGACGVYWAMRQCRHKTQKTAFRYFMPLLLGLYIVAVIYTYSKS, translated from the coding sequence ATGATGATCACGTGTGAAGGAATCATATGGAGCTACGCAATCATCATCAATCTGATCGGATGGTTGACCGTTCGATCAGACAAGAAACGAGCTATTCGTGGGAAGTGGCGAATTCCCGAGCAGCGGTTGTGGCTATTGGCTATTGCGGGTGGCGCTTGCGGTGTTTACTGGGCGATGCGTCAATGTCGGCATAAAACACAGAAAACAGCTTTTCGCTATTTCATGCCATTGCTACTTGGTTTGTATATCGTCGCTGTTATTTATACTTATTCGAAAAGCTGA
- the infC gene encoding translation initiation factor IF-3, with protein sequence MIVNDAIRASKVRLIDQNGDQVGIKSKNEALDMAENVELDLVMVAPNAKPPVCRIMDYGKYRFEQQKREKEARKKQKVINIKEIRLSPNIEEHDFNTKLKNARKFLDKGDKVKASIRFRGRAITHSEIGREVLERLANECSDLSEIESKPKMEGRSMFLTLAPKKEKQ encoded by the coding sequence ATGATTGTCAATGATGCGATTCGGGCAAGCAAAGTTCGATTGATCGATCAGAATGGCGACCAAGTCGGTATCAAATCTAAAAATGAAGCACTTGATATGGCTGAAAATGTTGAACTCGATCTAGTCATGGTTGCGCCGAATGCGAAGCCGCCGGTATGCCGGATTATGGACTACGGTAAATATCGTTTTGAGCAGCAAAAGCGTGAAAAAGAAGCGCGTAAAAAACAAAAGGTCATTAACATTAAGGAAATACGTTTAAGTCCAAATATTGAGGAACATGACTTTAACACCAAATTAAAGAATGCCCGTAAGTTCTTGGATAAAGGTGATAAAGTCAAGGCTTCCATTCGTTTCCGCGGTCGTGCCATTACTCACTCTGAAATAGGACGTGAAGTCTTGGAACGCTTGGCTAATGAGTGCTCGGATTTAAGTGAGATTGAATCCAAGCCAAAAATGGAAGGTCGTAGTATGTTCCTAACTTTGGCACCTAAGAAAGAGAAGCAATAA
- the rpmI gene encoding 50S ribosomal protein L35, which translates to MPKMKTHKGAQKRFKKTGNGKIKRNHAYTSHLFRNKSEKQKRNLRQSATVSQVDHKRIDKLINE; encoded by the coding sequence ATGCCAAAAATGAAAACTCATAAAGGTGCACAAAAACGTTTTAAGAAAACAGGCAACGGCAAAATCAAGCGCAACCATGCTTACACAAGCCACTTGTTCCGTAACAAATCGGAAAAGCAAAAGCGGAATCTTCGTCAATCAGCGACGGTTTCCCAGGTTGACCATAAACGCATCGATAAGCTCATCAACGAATAA
- a CDS encoding PucR family transcriptional regulator, with product MKSTLILKVSDILQRDHFGDAQVVAGRKGLSRAVKWTHIMEVTEIGQLLNGNELILSTGVGWANEDLSLSFLRQLIDQNVSALCVELGTYINSIPEGMIELAKQHQFPLIVFNQEVRFIDITQDLNGLMIKTRDKMMSDLEAFSNQLNHLLLSTDGFKGVLRLLHDYLDVQVIYEPVDSQVLFYPTVEKSKRETLLSKIHSRSHDLSESTASQPIQALGHKFADLIIFSQSEAWTEFDYLVLDRTATALAQDQLRLLYVEEKRKYKENRWVQKWLNGDHRQEEIEQHLSSLESSLKPKGCTVCLCKVDFSEREPDFTYYTMIFRSIFEQQGFFLLATYEWNQMTFVLLNKRKKADWKSRMNRALEQIQKTELIKEQLATPAYFGVGKLLDHLNCLHESYHMAQETLYAQEKIGKLDNPYYEELYIYQLVSQLNKQGSLEAFVTDYLSPVLEYDDKHKSQMFDTLKVFLEVNGSKKEAAKRLFIVRQTLYHRIEKLKELLGEDFMEPEKRLAIEFGVYAKGFLYEQT from the coding sequence ATGAAATCCACGCTCATACTCAAGGTAAGTGACATTTTGCAACGCGATCATTTTGGGGACGCGCAAGTTGTAGCTGGTAGAAAAGGATTGAGTCGTGCGGTCAAATGGACCCACATTATGGAAGTTACCGAAATTGGCCAGCTTCTAAATGGCAATGAACTTATTCTATCGACAGGGGTAGGCTGGGCAAATGAAGATTTGAGCCTTTCTTTTCTGCGGCAGTTAATTGATCAGAATGTCTCTGCGCTTTGTGTGGAATTGGGAACTTATATCAATTCAATTCCCGAAGGCATGATCGAGCTTGCTAAGCAACATCAGTTTCCGCTCATTGTTTTTAACCAAGAGGTTCGTTTTATAGACATTACCCAGGATCTTAACGGACTCATGATCAAGACGCGCGATAAGATGATGTCTGATCTAGAGGCTTTCTCTAACCAACTAAACCATCTTTTACTTTCGACTGACGGATTTAAAGGGGTTTTACGCCTCCTTCATGATTATCTTGATGTTCAAGTGATTTACGAACCCGTGGATAGTCAGGTTCTGTTTTACCCTACTGTTGAAAAATCGAAGCGAGAAACATTGTTGTCAAAAATTCATTCTCGATCCCATGATTTATCCGAATCGACTGCCAGTCAACCCATCCAAGCACTTGGACATAAATTTGCTGACCTTATCATTTTCTCACAATCTGAAGCATGGACAGAATTCGATTATCTAGTGCTTGATCGCACTGCGACGGCTTTAGCTCAGGATCAGTTACGCCTGTTGTACGTAGAAGAAAAGAGAAAATATAAAGAAAACCGCTGGGTACAAAAGTGGCTGAATGGTGATCACCGTCAAGAAGAAATCGAGCAGCATTTGTCTTCTCTGGAATCCTCATTGAAACCAAAGGGGTGTACGGTTTGTCTATGTAAGGTCGATTTTTCAGAACGTGAACCGGATTTCACCTATTATACTATGATTTTTCGCTCAATTTTTGAACAGCAGGGCTTTTTTCTATTAGCTACCTATGAATGGAACCAAATGACCTTTGTCCTCTTAAATAAAAGAAAAAAAGCAGATTGGAAAAGCCGGATGAATCGAGCATTGGAACAAATCCAAAAGACTGAGTTGATTAAAGAGCAATTGGCTACACCCGCTTATTTTGGTGTTGGAAAATTGCTTGATCATCTGAACTGTCTCCACGAAAGTTACCATATGGCCCAAGAAACATTATATGCACAAGAAAAGATAGGGAAACTGGATAATCCTTATTACGAGGAACTTTATATCTATCAATTGGTTTCACAATTAAACAAGCAAGGCAGTCTAGAGGCATTTGTGACAGATTATTTAAGCCCCGTTTTAGAATATGATGATAAGCATAAAAGCCAAATGTTTGACACCTTAAAAGTTTTTCTTGAGGTCAACGGATCCAAAAAAGAAGCGGCCAAGCGTCTGTTCATTGTCCGTCAAACCTTATACCATCGTATTGAAAAACTAAAAGAGCTGCTTGGTGAGGACTTTATGGAACCGGAGAAGAGATTGGCGATTGAGTTCGGGGTGTATGCAAAGGGGTTTTTATATGAACAAACATAG
- a CDS encoding NAD(P)-dependent oxidoreductase, which produces MDNLLQNLLSGGELAKNFDESKPSYNAQEALDEAHRCLYCYDAPCINACPTGIDIPGFIKKIASGNLKGSAKTIMEENPIGASCARVCPTEELCEGACVLNDSTKPIMIGDLQRFATDWSIKNEQVLFKAGEKNGKRIAIVGSGPAGLSAARELGRIGYAVTVFEAKGEAGGLDTHGIVPFRLPKDIALWEVEQVESLGVEIRTNTEVGKDIDADNLVYDYDAVILTAGMSKVPMLGIEGEGLAGIYDAIDLVEKTKHGKYPTEFAGKRVAVVGAGNTAIDGATTSVRLGADNVKILYRRSESEMSAYDFEYEFAKQDGVEFRWMIAPKRLIGDENGHVKQMECVRMALQEAESDGRRRPVEIEGSEFLMDIDIMVKAIGQTRHHQLIDEFELDHYDGVVKVNPENFLTSHPKVYAAGDVVFEKGVGEAMAVSAAQQGKETAHAVHQQLKV; this is translated from the coding sequence TTGGATAATTTATTACAAAATTTGCTGTCAGGGGGAGAGCTGGCAAAGAATTTTGATGAATCCAAGCCCAGTTATAATGCGCAGGAAGCATTAGATGAAGCACATCGCTGTCTATATTGCTATGATGCACCATGTATCAATGCCTGTCCTACTGGCATTGATATCCCTGGTTTTATTAAAAAGATTGCATCTGGAAATTTAAAAGGTTCGGCCAAAACCATTATGGAGGAAAATCCGATCGGAGCAAGCTGTGCACGGGTTTGTCCGACTGAGGAATTATGTGAGGGCGCTTGTGTACTCAATGATTCCACGAAACCGATTATGATTGGGGACTTACAACGTTTTGCCACCGATTGGTCAATTAAAAATGAACAAGTACTATTTAAAGCGGGAGAGAAAAACGGAAAGCGAATTGCGATTGTTGGCAGTGGTCCAGCCGGTTTATCGGCAGCCCGTGAACTGGGACGGATAGGTTATGCGGTGACGGTCTTTGAAGCTAAGGGTGAGGCTGGTGGATTAGACACCCACGGTATTGTGCCATTTCGACTCCCTAAGGATATTGCGTTATGGGAAGTGGAGCAGGTTGAAAGCTTAGGTGTTGAAATTCGTACAAATACCGAAGTTGGTAAAGATATTGATGCGGATAATCTTGTGTATGATTATGATGCCGTCATACTCACGGCGGGCATGTCAAAGGTACCGATGTTAGGTATTGAAGGAGAAGGTTTAGCAGGGATTTACGACGCGATTGATTTAGTTGAAAAAACAAAGCATGGAAAATATCCAACCGAATTTGCCGGGAAGCGTGTCGCTGTGGTTGGAGCAGGAAATACGGCGATCGATGGTGCGACAACATCAGTTAGACTTGGTGCCGATAATGTTAAAATTCTCTATCGGAGATCTGAATCGGAAATGTCAGCGTATGATTTCGAATATGAGTTTGCGAAACAAGATGGTGTTGAGTTTAGATGGATGATTGCGCCTAAGCGTTTGATCGGTGACGAAAATGGTCATGTCAAACAGATGGAATGTGTTCGCATGGCATTACAAGAAGCGGAATCAGATGGACGCAGAAGACCGGTAGAAATAGAAGGATCTGAATTTTTAATGGATATTGATATTATGGTTAAAGCCATCGGTCAAACACGGCATCATCAGCTCATAGATGAATTTGAACTGGATCATTATGATGGTGTTGTGAAGGTGAATCCCGAAAACTTCCTTACTTCCCATCCGAAAGTCTATGCTGCTGGTGATGTGGTATTTGAAAAGGGCGTTGGTGAAGCTATGGCCGTATCTGCTGCACAGCAGGGAAAAGAGACAGCCCATGCGGTACATCAACAATTGAAAGTTTAG
- the hydA gene encoding dihydropyrimidinase has translation MRTLIKNGTIVTAIDEFVGDVLVEGEKIVSVGEQIDATVDHVVYANGKYILPGGVDQHVHYSFEFKGERVRGFETSNAAVAGGTTTVVEFVNQEQGKGMADTIFEFDKNEVSQKAMVDYSYHAVVCDPVDTTFEEIKNLPNRGISTVKLFMAYKGMPFHSDDEALYKALNAAKEAGVTVMVHAENADVIDILQKKYIAEGKTDPYYHALSRPARVELEATQRVINLAAMAEAPVYIVHVTAKNVMETIRSAKNDGLPVYGETCVQYLMFDENDLAKPNFEGAKYVMSPALRTKADQEALWEAVDNGWLNAISTDHCGFDWKSQKHMGVDDFTNIPNGAPGVENRLGILWTHGVNTGKISRQRFVDLFATTPAKNMGLDHCKGHIGVGMDADIVLYDPNESFIISNENSLHGVDYSSYEGYKQEGKVDKVFLRGKLVVDDGEFVGKKGDGKFITGKPFASCFDNTKADKELKSV, from the coding sequence ATGCGTACATTAATTAAAAATGGAACGATTGTAACGGCTATCGACGAATTTGTTGGCGATGTATTAGTCGAAGGAGAAAAGATAGTTTCTGTTGGTGAACAAATAGATGCTACAGTTGACCATGTCGTTTATGCCAACGGGAAATATATTCTCCCAGGCGGAGTTGATCAACATGTCCATTATTCGTTTGAATTTAAAGGTGAACGGGTAAGAGGATTTGAAACTTCTAATGCAGCAGTTGCCGGTGGTACGACAACGGTTGTGGAATTTGTCAATCAGGAACAAGGAAAAGGCATGGCCGACACGATTTTTGAATTTGACAAGAATGAAGTGTCCCAAAAGGCCATGGTGGATTATTCGTACCATGCTGTTGTCTGTGATCCAGTGGATACAACTTTTGAGGAAATTAAGAATTTACCGAATAGAGGCATTTCAACTGTTAAATTGTTTATGGCCTATAAAGGGATGCCATTTCACAGTGATGACGAGGCTCTTTACAAAGCATTAAATGCGGCAAAGGAAGCCGGAGTTACCGTGATGGTTCATGCTGAGAATGCTGACGTGATCGATATTCTACAGAAGAAATATATCGCTGAGGGTAAGACTGATCCATATTATCATGCGTTATCAAGACCGGCACGGGTGGAACTGGAGGCAACCCAACGCGTGATCAATTTAGCCGCTATGGCAGAGGCTCCTGTTTATATCGTTCATGTTACCGCAAAAAATGTTATGGAAACCATTAGATCTGCTAAAAATGATGGATTGCCGGTTTATGGTGAGACGTGTGTCCAATACCTAATGTTTGATGAAAATGATTTAGCTAAACCCAATTTTGAAGGCGCCAAATATGTAATGTCACCGGCATTACGTACCAAGGCAGATCAGGAAGCTTTATGGGAAGCGGTCGATAATGGCTGGTTAAACGCGATAAGTACGGATCATTGTGGATTTGACTGGAAATCGCAAAAACATATGGGTGTTGATGACTTTACTAATATCCCAAATGGCGCACCAGGTGTCGAGAATCGCTTAGGAATTCTTTGGACCCATGGCGTAAACACGGGCAAGATCTCAAGACAACGATTTGTTGATTTATTTGCCACTACACCAGCTAAAAATATGGGATTGGATCATTGCAAAGGCCATATTGGCGTTGGTATGGATGCCGATATTGTTTTGTATGACCCTAATGAATCGTTTATTATTTCTAATGAAAATAGTTTGCATGGTGTTGACTACAGCTCGTATGAAGGATATAAACAGGAAGGAAAAGTGGATAAAGTATTCCTTCGCGGTAAACTCGTTGTTGATGATGGTGAATTTGTTGGTAAGAAAGGCGATGGCAAGTTTATCACCGGGAAACCATTTGCGTCTTGCTTTGATAACACAAAGGCTGATAAAGAATTAAAGAGCGTGTGA
- the rplT gene encoding 50S ribosomal protein L20 encodes MARVKGGYVTRRRRKKVLKLAKGYYGAKHKLFKTAQQQVFKSLTYAYRDRRQRKRDFRRLWIARINAAARNNGLSYSRLMYGLKQSGVDVNRKMLADLAVNDKEAFTELANKAKTAVK; translated from the coding sequence ATGGCACGAGTTAAAGGCGGTTATGTTACACGCCGCAGACGTAAAAAGGTATTAAAATTAGCTAAAGGCTATTATGGTGCAAAACACAAACTATTTAAGACAGCACAACAACAAGTTTTTAAATCACTAACTTACGCTTACAGAGACCGTCGTCAGCGCAAACGTGATTTCCGTAGACTATGGATCGCTCGTATTAATGCTGCTGCACGTAACAACGGACTTTCCTATAGCCGATTGATGTATGGTTTGAAACAATCGGGAGTCGATGTTAACCGTAAAATGCTAGCTGACTTGGCTGTTAACGATAAAGAAGCGTTTACTGAATTGGCTAACAAAGCAAAAACAGCTGTGAAGTAA
- a CDS encoding transposase yields the protein MRHLGTDGSPGNNESAGKKKRTNTVKGNPYIKSVLCEAAWSISCSRQTWLSAKFRLIN from the coding sequence ATGCGGCATCTTGGGACGGATGGATCTCCTGGTAACAATGAAAGTGCTGGGAAAAAGAAAAGAACAAACACCGTTAAAGGCAATCCATATATAAAATCAGTATTATGTGAGGCTGCATGGTCCATTTCCTGTTCTAGACAAACATGGCTTTCGGCTAAATTTCGGTTAATTAATTGA
- a CDS encoding dUTP diphosphatase, translating into MQTSLKQLFQMQKELDQSIVHQHQLSGQDLSQDKFLALLVELGELANETRCFKFWSLKGPSDHETILMEYVDGFHFLLSLGLDFGFDMPAELVTSEQPSPKSQTAAFLQVYAAVDQLKNDVNFLHYQQLFAAYLALGDSLTFSFADIEKAYYKKNNINHQRQEQGY; encoded by the coding sequence ATGCAAACCTCGCTTAAACAACTGTTTCAAATGCAAAAAGAGCTGGATCAATCCATTGTCCATCAACATCAATTATCCGGTCAGGATCTCTCACAAGATAAGTTTCTAGCCTTGTTGGTTGAACTCGGGGAATTGGCCAATGAAACGCGTTGTTTCAAATTTTGGAGTTTGAAAGGTCCATCTGACCATGAAACCATTTTAATGGAATACGTCGATGGTTTTCATTTTCTGCTATCGTTAGGTCTTGATTTTGGCTTCGATATGCCAGCTGAATTAGTAACTTCAGAACAGCCTTCTCCTAAGAGTCAAACCGCTGCCTTTCTTCAAGTTTATGCGGCGGTTGATCAGTTAAAAAATGACGTGAATTTTCTTCACTATCAGCAACTGTTTGCGGCCTATTTAGCTTTAGGAGACAGTTTGACGTTTAGTTTTGCAGATATTGAGAAAGCCTACTATAAGAAAAATAACATTAATCATCAACGTCAAGAGCAAGGCTATTAG